DNA from Scheffersomyces stipitis CBS 6054 chromosome 1, whole genome shotgun sequence:
TAACAATTCAGTATATCAATAGTCTAGAATGGCATTGGCTTTAGATCATACTACACTGCTTCAGTCTTCCCCTACTACAAACACCTAAACAATTTGCACCCAGTGACATTAGGGTTACAGCCCTAGAAATTTCAAATGCACGTGATCAGCACAACTATTTAGATACACTACGTCTTCATAGAAAATTTTCTAGGGCCACCAACCAGAGTCTTACGCACAAAAGTAGAACGTGAGGAAAACCTGGTTACAATCCTGCACATACACCAACCGCTTGCTGGAAAATTCACGATGGAGACAGCAGATTCTGGTTAGTGTGAGGAAGCAAAAATTTGTCTACTTAATTTATTCatagaatatagaaagGTTTGGTATACTTTTGGATATCAACAGTTAACAAGTATGTGACAGATACAACGAGGAATAGATGAAGGCAATGCAGGCAGAATTTGAGCCAGTTCAGACAGCGCCAGTTCTGAAGTCCAGCTAGTGGTGGATTTATCGatagctgaaaaattttatgaaagagaaaaagacttgaaaaattaataGAACAGAGAGGGGCCAGATGGGATTATCAACTTCGGCAACAGAGACAAAAGAATAGGTTCCAGGTAAAACCAAGAGAGCAGGGTTAGCCTCTAGACATAATAttcatcattttcaagtATCCAAGAAAATCTTTCTGTATAATCACAAGTAAACCAGAACGGAATATCATTGAAAAGCGAATAAAAAGTCaacagaaattgaacattCAAAGCCCAACAAATTCTATCCATATTCACTCAGATGAGACCATTGCATTGCCATTCTAATCATCGCCATTTAAAGCGAATTTTATACTAACAATTTACGTAGAATGTCTAGATTAAACGAATATCAAGTCATCGgtcgtcgtcttccaaCTGATTCTGTTCCAGAACCAAAGTTGTACCGTATGAGAATCTTTGCTCCTAACGCTGTTGTTGCCAAGTCTCGTTACTGGTACTTCTTGCAAAAGTTGCACAAGGTCAAGAAGGCCTCCGGTGAAATTGTTTCCGTTAACATCATCGCTGAAGCCAAGCCAACCAAGGTCAAGACCTTCGGTATCTGGATCAGATACGACTCCAGATCTGGTATCCACAACATGTACAAAGAATACAGAGATGTTACCAGAGTCGGTGCCGTTGAAACCATGTACCAAGACTTGGCTGCTAGACACAGAGCTAGATTTAGATCTATCCACATCTTGAAGGTCgttgaattggaaaagactGACGACGTCAAGAGACAATACGTCAAGCAATACTTGTCCAAGGACTTGAAGTTCCCATTGCCACACAGAGTCCAAAAGACCACCAAGTTATACCAAGCTCAAGCTCCAACTACTTTCTACTAAGCAATTTGTTTATAACGGTCATCTAATGTTATTCATTTAATTATAAAATTTCTATATTTGCTGGTTGTAATTTTAACGGTTGTGATTATTGAGGTTTCTTAACTGAAATTTGGTAATACTCTACACTCCTATATATATTTAAACAATATATGTGAATTTATATACTGATCCTGATTGTATTTAGTTAAGAGGGACTATTGGAAGACGTGATAATTGCATCAGTCCAAGTATGATTCATAAAGTCCATTtttattgaaaatctgAATTAGAACTACCGTATGGAGCAATGACTTCTTTTCCCCATATCTTTGAAACAAAGACTTCTTCGAGTGTATAGGATCAAGAATATACCAGTACTTACCTAGATATCCAGGCAGAAGACAGTCACTATAAGCTACTAACAACGACTACAGGATATCCAGCACTATTGTACGATCTGCTAGAGTGCAGATGTTCCAACGGTTTGTGAAGCAGGTCCAAGAGGAACAAAGCACACGCAAACTAGATTACGCTAACTAAATTAAGCACAGACATTCAGATTCAATGTGACAATCCATCATGATATATACTTCTTTTGTCTCTTTTTCGAAAACCACCAATATATCTTGTGTCTGTGGTTCCCATATTGTCCGTTTTGGCAATTGGGTGCGAATCTGAATCATAGTCTGAGTCAAGGAAATTTTCAGCTATCTCGATATTTATCAGAATCTCACTCTCTTTTCTCGAACAAAGTCATACTTACACAACTATATCCAACATGTCTTACGGAAGCAAGGCTGCTGAGAGACTTGCCAACAAAGTCATTCTCATCACAGGAGCCTCTGCCGCGGCAGGAATTGGCGCTGCCACAGCTAGAGAATTCGCCGAAGCTGCTCATggaaatatcaaattgaTCTTGACTGCGAGAAGAAAGGACAAATTGGACGCCTTGGCAAAAGAATTGACCGACAAGTACGACAACATCAAGGTCCACACTGTTGCACTCGATGTGACGAAGTTGGAATCAATTGGTCAGTTCGTCAAGGATCTTCCTCAGGAATTTGCTGACATCGATGTCTTGGTCAATAACGCTGGTTTGGCCTTGGGAAGAGACCCAATCGGTGAAATTTTGCCCGAAGATATCCAGGGCATGTTCCAGACCAATGTTCTCGGTTTAATCACCTTGACCCAAGCAGTCTTGCCCATCTTCAAGGCTAAGAACTCAGGAGATATCGTCAACTTGGGCTCAATCGCTGGTAGAGATCCTTACCCTGGTGGAGGAATCTACTGTCCAACTAAGGCTGCAGTCAAGTCATTTTCTCATGTGTTGAGAAAAGAACTCATCAACACCAGAATCAGAGTTTTGGAAGTGGACCCCGGTAATGTCGAAACCGAGTTCAGTATCACTAGATTCAAAAATGACGTCGATAAGGCGAAAGCTGTGTATGCTAACACCGAACCTTTAGTGGCTGAGGACATCGCCGAAGTCATTGTATTCGGTATCACCAGAAAGCAAAACACCGTTATAGCCGAAACTTTGATCTTCTCGACCAACCAGGCCTCCGCTTCCCATTTGTACAAGGGTCAGGTCTGAACCGACTAGATATCATTGGTTCAGCCTATAGAATCTGTAAGCCAATAGACCTGTTTTGTCATTATTGGGTGCTAATCTGAAGCCACAGATGTGCACTCTACCGCGAAATTGCGCTTTAAATTAACTTTGTAGCGAAAATATGTCACTCTAACAGAAATGAAAAGCTTTTGCAATTTGCTTTTTTTTACCGTATTTGaatcttcctcttctcGGGAACAGAAGTAGTCATTCTGGTGAATTCCAGTATACACATAGCCCAGGTAGCACCAGCATTTTCAGCATTTGTCAACCTCTATGAGCTTTCATATCGGACATTACTCTTCGTAATCAATCACCTCATAGTTAACACCAATTCGCAACTCCCCCACTATTTGAAAATGGTAGCGCGGATGAATATTGATAACCGGATTTTTCAAGACGTTTCAGAGGTATATATATAGCAGGCTATCCTtttgtttctcttctttaaAAGAGTATTGTCTTTAGTTGTTCATTAAGGGACGCAATTAGTACAGAATTTCTTTGCACCGTCATGTCGTTTGGAAAAAAAGCTGCTGAAAGACTTGCCAACAAAATCATTCTTATCACCGGGGCTTCGTCTGGTATTGGTGAAGCTACAGCTAGAGAGTTTGCATCTGCTGCCAATGGGAATATCAGATTGATTTTGAcagccagaagaaaagaaaagttggCTCAATTGTCAGACTCATTGACCAAGGAATTTCCAACTATCAAAATCCATTCTGCCAAATTGGATGTGACCGAACATGATGGCATCAAGCCTTTCATTTCTGGTTTACCCAAGGATTTCGCCGACATCGATgtgttgatcaacaatgCTGGAAAAGCTCTTGGAAAAGCATCTGTTGGTGAAATCAGTGACAGTGATATCCAAGGCATGATGCAAACGAATGTCTTGGGACTCATCAACATGACTCAGGCTGTGATTCCCATTTTTAAGGCTAAAAATTCTGGAGATATCGTCAACATCGGTTCGATTGCTGGAAGAGACCCTTACCCTGGTGGATCGATCTACTGTGCCTCCAAGGCTGCTGTTAAGTTCTTCTCGCATTCTTTGAGAAAGGAACTCATTAACACCAGAATCAGAGTTTTGGAAGTTGATCCAGGTGCTGTGTTGACCGAGTTCTCTTTGGTTCGTTTCCACGGTGATCAGGGAGCTGCTGATGCTGTTTATGAAGGTACCCAACCTTTGGATGCCTCTGATATCGCAGAAGTTATCGTGTTTGGTATCACCAGAAAGCAGAACACCGTCATAGCCGAAACCTTGGTATTCCCAAGTCACCAGGCTTCTGCCTCTCATGTTTACAAGGCTCCTAAGTAGACAATTTCATATTAGTATTTTTGATATATTTATATCTAAAGAATGGACCGTATCTAGCTTATACGAAAGAGTAGACCTG
Protein-coding regions in this window:
- the RPL20 gene encoding 60S ribosomal protein L20; the protein is MSRLNEYQVIGRRLPTDSVPEPKLYRMRIFAPNAVVAKSRYWYFLQKLHKVKKASGEIVSVNIIAEAKPTKVKTFGIWIRYDSRSGIHNMYKEYRDVTRVGAVETMYQDLAARHRARFRSIHILKVVELEKTDDVKRQYVKQYLSKDLKFPLPHRVQKTTKLYQAQAPTTFY
- the YDF1 gene encoding serine dehydrogenase (NADP(+)-dependent dehydrogenase acts on serine, L-allo-threonine, and other 3-hydroxy acids), with the protein product MSYGSKAAERLANKVILITGASAAAGIGAATAREFAEAAHGNIKLILTARRKDKLDALAKELTDKYDNIKVHTVALDVTKLESIGQFVKDLPQEFADIDVLVNNAGLALGRDPIGEILPEDIQGMFQTNVLGLITLTQAVLPIFKAKNSGDIVNLGSIAGRDPYPGGGIYCPTKAAVKSFSHVLRKELINTRIRVLEVDPGNVETEFSITRFKNDVDKAKAVYANTEPLVAEDIAEVIVFGITRKQNTVIAETLIFSTNQASASHLYKGQV
- the YIM4 gene encoding NADP(+)-dependent dehydrogenase acts on serine, L-allo-threonine, and other 3-hydroxy acids, which produces MSFGKKAAERLANKIILITGASSGIGEATAREFASAANGNIRLILTARRKEKLAQLSDSLTKEFPTIKIHSAKLDVTEHDGIKPFISGLPKDFADIDVLINNAGKALGKASVGEISDSDIQGMMQTNVLGLINMTQAVIPIFKAKNSGDIVNIGSIAGRDPYPGGSIYCASKAAVKFFSHSLRKELINTRIRVLEVDPGAVLTEFSLVRFHGDQGAADAVYEGTQPLDASDIAEVIVFGITRKQNTVIAETLVFPSHQASASHVYKAPK